One window of the Gouania willdenowi unplaced genomic scaffold, fGouWil2.1 scaffold_345_arrow_ctg1, whole genome shotgun sequence genome contains the following:
- the LOC114459787 gene encoding uncharacterized protein LOC114459787 isoform X3 produces the protein MELLIEHAEAENTIDQLCLTAKVKLCWDDLMAAHCVQSAATQSASSPIQLDFPQAQGAQMDACFPPGSLPTRPESDSPDPQLDPLLEPPLEPELRPQLEQQLETQLGPQLGQQLGPQLEQQLGPQRGQQLGPQLGQELGPQLGIVLSQQAKMLLQQMQTFGDLLKSRKLSLEKQTEGLCHLSETLDSLVKSFLLTNKELRRLKKQHRADLGCLDPTRTLKAQIYYSVYLMRKLKKYQEQLYETPPPSFPVQPVCSSTPRTPPQFPADPGEMKELRSTREGSDNDYKHTLTSHFLPPLSDAHTHMDHVRLFRCDSIESISAEESSRNPPSVFHPPTNASTAQQEKSGRSRSLYCSSPQRVTCSSISSRMRSNVQPPALMSRSTQTSAAVERSSRTPQHHCCRDSAPHRVRPVKSQHNRALFLRQFLPGCPPQKLFYPSPHSGSRLGF, from the exons ATGGAACTGCTGATTGAGCATGCAGAAGCAGAGAACACCATCGACCAACTGTGTCTGACAGCCAAG GTGAAGCTGTGCTGGGACGATCTGATGGCTGCTCACTGCGTCCAATCAGCAGCCACTCAAAGCGCCTCCAGTCCCATCCAGCTGGATTTCCCTCAGGCTCAGGGAGCTCAGATGGATGCGTGTTTTCCTCCAG GAAGCCTTCCTACACGTCCAGAATCTGATAGTCCTGATCCACAGCTGGACCCACTGCTTGAACCACCGCTTGAACCAGAGCTAAGACCACAGCTGGAACAACAGCTTGAAACACAGCTGGGACCACAACTAGGACAACAGCTGGGTCCACAGCTGGAACAACAGCTGGGACCACAACGAGGACAACAGCTGGGACCACAACTAGGACAAGAGCTTGGACCACAGCTGGGCATCGTTCTCTCCCAACAGGCCAAGATGTTACTCCAGCAG ATGCAGACCTTTGGCGATCTACTGAAGAGTAGAAAACTGAGTCTTGAAAAGCAAACAGAG ggTTTGTGTCACCTCAGTGAAACTTTGGACTCGTTGGTAAAAAGTTTCCTCCTGACGAATAAGGAGCTACGCCGCCTGAAGAAGCAGCACAGAGCAGACCTGGGTTGTCTTGACCCCACACG GACGTTGAAGGCACAGATCTACTACTCTGTGTATCTCATGAGGAAGCTGAAGAAGTATCAGGAGCAGCTCTATGAGACTCCGCCCCCCTCCTTCCCTGTTCAGCCCGTGTGCTCGTCCACTCCACGAACCCCCCCACAG TTTCCAGCTGATCCTGGTGAGATGAAGGAACTGAGGTCAACCAGAGAAGGAAGTGACAAcgactacaaacacacactcacctctcacttcctcccaccTCTGAGCgatgctcacacacacatggatca TGTCCGATTGTTCCGCTGTGATTCCATTGAGTCCATCTCTGCTGAGGAAAGCTCCAGGAATCCTCCGTCTGTTTTTCACCCGCCCACAAACGCCAGCACGGCTCAGCAGGAGAAAAGTGGGAGGAGCCGCAGCCTCTACTGCTCGTCACCGCAGCGTGTCACatgcagcagcatcagcagca GGATGAGATCCAATGTTCAGCCTCCTGCTCTGATGTCCAGATCCACTCAGACCTCAGCAGCAGTGGAGAGGAGCAGCCGGACGCCACAGCACC ACTGTTGCAGAGACTCCGCCCCTCATCGGGTCAGACCAGTGAAGAGCCAACACAACCGTGCTCTTTTTCTACGCCAGTTTCTGCCAGGGTGTCCACCTCAAAAACt GTTCTACCCCTCCCCTCACAGCGGGTCACGGTTGGGGTTTTGA
- the LOC114459787 gene encoding uncharacterized protein LOC114459787 isoform X1 yields the protein MELLIEHAEAENTIDQLCLTAKVKLCWDDLMAAHCVQSAATQSASSPIQLDFPQAQGAQMDACFPPGSLPTRPESDSPDPQLDPLLEPPLEPELRPQLEQQLETQLGPQLGQQLGPQLEQQLGPQRGQQLGPQLGQELGPQLGIVLSQQAKMLLQQMQTFGDLLKSRKLSLEKQTEGLCHLSETLDSLVKSFLLTNKELRRLKKQHRADLGCLDPTRTLKAQIYYSVYLMRKLKKYQEQLYETPPPSFPVQPVCSSTPRTPPQFPADPGEMKELRSTREGSDNDYKHTLTSHFLPPLSDAHTHMDQSSQSSCFPGPVPSTTRTRTSSSSSSSGSTSSSRRRRIIPGERRSSKVQSQDGIISPELDTGFIRSESSPLPPSPVHQMATESVRLFRCDSIESISAEESSRNPPSVFHPPTNASTAQQEKSGRSRSLYCSSPQRVTCSSISSRMRSNVQPPALMSRSTQTSAAVERSSRTPQHHCCRDSAPHRVRPVKSQHNRALFLRQFLPGCPPQKLFYPSPHSGSRLGF from the exons ATGGAACTGCTGATTGAGCATGCAGAAGCAGAGAACACCATCGACCAACTGTGTCTGACAGCCAAG GTGAAGCTGTGCTGGGACGATCTGATGGCTGCTCACTGCGTCCAATCAGCAGCCACTCAAAGCGCCTCCAGTCCCATCCAGCTGGATTTCCCTCAGGCTCAGGGAGCTCAGATGGATGCGTGTTTTCCTCCAG GAAGCCTTCCTACACGTCCAGAATCTGATAGTCCTGATCCACAGCTGGACCCACTGCTTGAACCACCGCTTGAACCAGAGCTAAGACCACAGCTGGAACAACAGCTTGAAACACAGCTGGGACCACAACTAGGACAACAGCTGGGTCCACAGCTGGAACAACAGCTGGGACCACAACGAGGACAACAGCTGGGACCACAACTAGGACAAGAGCTTGGACCACAGCTGGGCATCGTTCTCTCCCAACAGGCCAAGATGTTACTCCAGCAG ATGCAGACCTTTGGCGATCTACTGAAGAGTAGAAAACTGAGTCTTGAAAAGCAAACAGAG ggTTTGTGTCACCTCAGTGAAACTTTGGACTCGTTGGTAAAAAGTTTCCTCCTGACGAATAAGGAGCTACGCCGCCTGAAGAAGCAGCACAGAGCAGACCTGGGTTGTCTTGACCCCACACG GACGTTGAAGGCACAGATCTACTACTCTGTGTATCTCATGAGGAAGCTGAAGAAGTATCAGGAGCAGCTCTATGAGACTCCGCCCCCCTCCTTCCCTGTTCAGCCCGTGTGCTCGTCCACTCCACGAACCCCCCCACAG TTTCCAGCTGATCCTGGTGAGATGAAGGAACTGAGGTCAACCAGAGAAGGAAGTGACAAcgactacaaacacacactcacctctcacttcctcccaccTCTGAGCgatgctcacacacacatggatca AAGCAGTCAGTCCAGCTGCTTCCCTGGTCCTGTACCCAGCACCACCAGGACCAGAaccagtagcagtagcagcagcagtggcAGTACCAGCAgtagcaggaggaggaggatcatACCTGGAGAGAGGAGGAGCTCCAAAGTTCAATCGCAA GACGGGATCATCTCTCCAGAACTGGACACTGGCTTCATTAGATCAGAGAGCAGCCCCCTCCCCCCTTCTCCTGTCCACCAGATGGCGACAGAGAG TGTCCGATTGTTCCGCTGTGATTCCATTGAGTCCATCTCTGCTGAGGAAAGCTCCAGGAATCCTCCGTCTGTTTTTCACCCGCCCACAAACGCCAGCACGGCTCAGCAGGAGAAAAGTGGGAGGAGCCGCAGCCTCTACTGCTCGTCACCGCAGCGTGTCACatgcagcagcatcagcagca GGATGAGATCCAATGTTCAGCCTCCTGCTCTGATGTCCAGATCCACTCAGACCTCAGCAGCAGTGGAGAGGAGCAGCCGGACGCCACAGCACC ACTGTTGCAGAGACTCCGCCCCTCATCGGGTCAGACCAGTGAAGAGCCAACACAACCGTGCTCTTTTTCTACGCCAGTTTCTGCCAGGGTGTCCACCTCAAAAACt GTTCTACCCCTCCCCTCACAGCGGGTCACGGTTGGGGTTTTGA
- the LOC114459787 gene encoding uncharacterized protein LOC114459787 isoform X2: MELLIEHAEAENTIDQLCLTAKVKLCWDDLMAAHCVQSAATQSASSPIQLDFPQAQGAQMDACFPPGSLPTRPESDSPDPQLDPLLEPPLEPELRPQLEQQLETQLGPQLGQQLGPQLEQQLGPQRGQQLGPQLGQELGPQLGIVLSQQAKMLLQQMQTFGDLLKSRKLSLEKQTEGLCHLSETLDSLVKSFLLTNKELRRLKKQHRADLGCLDPTRTLKAQIYYSVYLMRKLKKYQEQLYETPPPSFPVQPVCSSTPRTPPQFPADPGEMKELRSTREGSDNDYKHTLTSHFLPPLSDAHTHMDQSSQSSCFPGPVPSTTRTRTSSSSSSSGSTSSSRRRRIIPGERRSSKVQSQDGIISPELDTGFIRSESSPLPPSPVHQMATESVRLFRCDSIESISAEESSRNPPSVFHPPTNASTAQQEKSGRSRSLYCSSPQRVTCSRMRSNVQPPALMSRSTQTSAAVERSSRTPQHHCCRDSAPHRVRPVKSQHNRALFLRQFLPGCPPQKLFYPSPHSGSRLGF, translated from the exons ATGGAACTGCTGATTGAGCATGCAGAAGCAGAGAACACCATCGACCAACTGTGTCTGACAGCCAAG GTGAAGCTGTGCTGGGACGATCTGATGGCTGCTCACTGCGTCCAATCAGCAGCCACTCAAAGCGCCTCCAGTCCCATCCAGCTGGATTTCCCTCAGGCTCAGGGAGCTCAGATGGATGCGTGTTTTCCTCCAG GAAGCCTTCCTACACGTCCAGAATCTGATAGTCCTGATCCACAGCTGGACCCACTGCTTGAACCACCGCTTGAACCAGAGCTAAGACCACAGCTGGAACAACAGCTTGAAACACAGCTGGGACCACAACTAGGACAACAGCTGGGTCCACAGCTGGAACAACAGCTGGGACCACAACGAGGACAACAGCTGGGACCACAACTAGGACAAGAGCTTGGACCACAGCTGGGCATCGTTCTCTCCCAACAGGCCAAGATGTTACTCCAGCAG ATGCAGACCTTTGGCGATCTACTGAAGAGTAGAAAACTGAGTCTTGAAAAGCAAACAGAG ggTTTGTGTCACCTCAGTGAAACTTTGGACTCGTTGGTAAAAAGTTTCCTCCTGACGAATAAGGAGCTACGCCGCCTGAAGAAGCAGCACAGAGCAGACCTGGGTTGTCTTGACCCCACACG GACGTTGAAGGCACAGATCTACTACTCTGTGTATCTCATGAGGAAGCTGAAGAAGTATCAGGAGCAGCTCTATGAGACTCCGCCCCCCTCCTTCCCTGTTCAGCCCGTGTGCTCGTCCACTCCACGAACCCCCCCACAG TTTCCAGCTGATCCTGGTGAGATGAAGGAACTGAGGTCAACCAGAGAAGGAAGTGACAAcgactacaaacacacactcacctctcacttcctcccaccTCTGAGCgatgctcacacacacatggatca AAGCAGTCAGTCCAGCTGCTTCCCTGGTCCTGTACCCAGCACCACCAGGACCAGAaccagtagcagtagcagcagcagtggcAGTACCAGCAgtagcaggaggaggaggatcatACCTGGAGAGAGGAGGAGCTCCAAAGTTCAATCGCAA GACGGGATCATCTCTCCAGAACTGGACACTGGCTTCATTAGATCAGAGAGCAGCCCCCTCCCCCCTTCTCCTGTCCACCAGATGGCGACAGAGAG TGTCCGATTGTTCCGCTGTGATTCCATTGAGTCCATCTCTGCTGAGGAAAGCTCCAGGAATCCTCCGTCTGTTTTTCACCCGCCCACAAACGCCAGCACGGCTCAGCAGGAGAAAAGTGGGAGGAGCCGCAGCCTCTACTGCTCGTCACCGCAGCGTGTCACatgcagca GGATGAGATCCAATGTTCAGCCTCCTGCTCTGATGTCCAGATCCACTCAGACCTCAGCAGCAGTGGAGAGGAGCAGCCGGACGCCACAGCACC ACTGTTGCAGAGACTCCGCCCCTCATCGGGTCAGACCAGTGAAGAGCCAACACAACCGTGCTCTTTTTCTACGCCAGTTTCTGCCAGGGTGTCCACCTCAAAAACt GTTCTACCCCTCCCCTCACAGCGGGTCACGGTTGGGGTTTTGA